In a single window of the Anguilla rostrata isolate EN2019 chromosome 4, ASM1855537v3, whole genome shotgun sequence genome:
- the ccdc17 gene encoding uncharacterized protein ccdc17 isoform X3, with amino-acid sequence MEVLGEYKCRNCDMVFRSLALLDKHREHFCIGSDIGDPLVLKRGQPQFMEPEGSNFKGGPKKAETPNFKKREQKNEQARLQRWRERAEDRDWRSRKEEDPGPGGSDSLTLRKLTEEFHKLRMSIEESMPTLPTWAAEASKEPSPRRPWEQSDRVREMAERHERQLAEIQAHNRRLEQEREEIGRKLAELAGRGNAANLEKLLLELQQQEERNEEALQHIQGQIQTLHQQQGAREAGNRPDSPSFGPHEERKTQHMTFDLFSDGDGRLSSQIRALRLAYMQSGGADPVVLAQMHDLQAEAHMLEWAKPRAQLKGGKRRSKPSHRVLDAELLSVETENQRLEEEILRIRLARERHRGEEAAVGAELQQVQREQIHQMATVQAEIEYLRREVERAKDFPRERRQAPPPPPPPPFPPPPPVLPLDQMPAPPTLEQAGPHNAMQGRPVLDPLESLGPAPYDPGAGFVIFYDLVLGLEATLRTVRLVVGLYAGGHDLGRPTHLPPVPCQPGGGLPYVSAVPAGNFATLSVKQPVPRMQPSSSLALVVEVQAAGGLDPYGQEIQRLVSRGWAQLDLFDAHNQVRSGHWRLPVRALPVRPSLGTAQLNAVPQVGNVELCLRVANARDGDVQSLVNVEPGNAAQYKYPSVVSARPMAFLGNPPPPLTTLKPSANPYLSLLPPTDHVDPPPMEGSNQSEAAAPSRSGPVASGGGGGAEGGMGVVVDRVKGAPPGEGGLRLTGYSQRTGKVLLFGTSGVLCCTSTVLSSIKHGDFIFGEQRISFCPAEPQEDMVLILRFYHWPGGGGVEPGSLVEQKSRAPWERDGVVGNLAKQEECASAWGVIRLTRPVAPEKRAPGREVTWNTGTHTVPLYHVPVPPAIALTALPDDSLVKPFAPYGNAAARLHIYSGEAPLFPFPPESPLPPHASPEWPQGAYIFRERETPPVRPFLSGDGFDLYIDGARFLPDCVTVSRVTGRIFDRHYNQVGPDISTGIDLNSNIFEPVYNERVEIRCLNMPPSATLLLKLYTVDRFSLRMVLVGWTALGLFVESGSETQPSVDTGALQISLNEGAHQLRLYHTGPDPDKPLCTKALSSASRRVPCATVLVRVAGVPVDEDGRALSRSQVPEADWGKLGLLLPRPGYSEGGYYSSSARPTPGEASLQSAMSHRSVVLVREIASLIAGTTWGAEPESDEEISDWIRQKLSRMMDSRPQPINLSMVSRYVSSAGLKVSVDRALNLPWAAFTLGLCTLSPPAAFYHGPSWVSYDRPTILQQLDFNSSQSSPHWSDGFKSFPRRVHHQHLTAIVHLHEVSVRATHDPAGAQSPRGQETLTYSLGKESWAALPIFTRGYCHTAHYQLPLYQGSPSQAALSALAHGECQLVLEDLRLKGQVQLLKGASVFVRVVDGRRCEELEQSEDKDRDVSQLPPDQMDSYSPQGNRTPLSQLIPPSCTKDSFASKLTAKFTQLVYQTLGPSTELGQQNLLRL; translated from the exons atggaagtaTTGGGGGAGTACAAGTGTCGTAACTGTGACATGGTTTTTCGGTCCCTCGCACTTCTggacaaacacagagaacactTCTGTATCGGCAGCGACATCGGAGACCCTCTCGTTTTAAAGCGGGGACAGCCCCAGTTTATGGAACCGGAGGGAAGCAACTTCAAAGGAGGGCCAAAAAAGGCGGAGACCCCTAATTTCAAGAAG agagagcagaagaatGAGCAGGCCAGGCTGCAGAGATGGCGGGAACGGGCTGAAGACAGGGACTGGCGGTCTCGGAAAGAGGAGGACCCAGGCCCTGGTGGGTCGGACAGCCTCACCCTGAGGAAGCTCACAGAGGAG TTTCACAAGCTCAGGATGTCAATCGAGGAGAGCATGCCTACCCTTCCCACATGGGCTGCCGAG GCGTCCAAAGAGCCCAGCCCCAGGAGGCCGTGGGAGCAGAGCGACAGAGTGCGGGAGATGGCCGAGAGACACGAGCGGCAGCTGGCCGAGATTCAGGCGCACAACCGCCggctggagcaggagagggagg AGATTGGGAGGAAGCTGGCGGAGTTGGCGGGCAGGGGCAACGCCGCCAACCTGGAGAAGCtcctgctggagctgcagcagcaggaggagaggaatgAAGAGGCGCTGCAGCACATTCAGGGCCAAATCCAGACtctgcaccagcagcaggg GGCCAGAGAAGCCGGGAACCGCCCGGACTCTCCCAGCTTTGGGCCGCACGAGGAGAGGAAGACGCAGcacatgacctttgacctcttttCCGACGGGGACGGCCGTCTCTCCAGCCAGATTAG AGCGCTGCGGTTGGCCTACATGCAGTCCGGCGGCGCCGACCCGGTGGTTCTGGCCCAGATGCACGACCTGCAGGCTGAGGCGCACATGCTGGAGTGGGCCAAGCCCAGAGCCCAACTCAAGGGCGGGAAAAGGA gatCGAAGCCCTCGCATCGGGTGCTGGACGCCGAGCTGCTGTCGGTGGAGACGGAGAACCagcggctggaggaggagatccTGAGGATCCGGCTGGCCAGGGAGAGgcacagaggggaggagg CAGCAGTCGGGGCTGAACTACAGCAAGTCCAGAGGGAACAAATTCATCAGATGGCAACCGTGCAGGCGGAGATAGAGTATCTTCgcagagaggtggagagggccAAGGACTTCCCCCGAGAGCGCAGGCAGGCtcctcccccgcctcctccgcccccttTCCCACCCCCTCCGCCCGTACTTCCCCTGGATCAGATGCCTGCTCCGCCTACCCTG gaGCAGGCCGGGCCCCACAATGCCATGCAAGGCAGGCCTGTGCTGGACCCCCTGGAATCCCTGGGCCCTGCTCCTTATGACCCTGG GGCGGGCTTCGTGATCTTCTACGACTTGGTCCTGGGCCTGGAGGCCACCCTGCGGACGGTGCGGCTGGTGGTGGGTCTGTACGCCGGAGGTCACGACCTTGGGCGCCCCACCCACCTGCCGCCCGTCCCGTGCCAGCCGGGCGGAGGCCTGCCCTACGTCAGCGCCGTGCCCGCGGGAAACTTCGCCACGCTGTCCGTCAAACAGCCCGTACCCAG GATGCAgccctcttcctccctcgcgctggtggtggaggtgcaggCCGCCGGGGGTCTGGACCCCTACGGCCAGGAGATCCAGCGGCTGGTGTCTCGGGGCTGGGCGCAGCTGGACCTCTTCGACGCGCACAATCAGGTCCGGAGCGGCCACTGGAGGCTGCCCGTCCGCGCGCTCCCCGTCCGGCCCTCCCTCGGCACCGCGCAGCTGAACGCCGTCCCCCAG GTGGGGAACGTGGAGCTTTGCCTGCGGGTGGCCAACGCTCGGGACGGAGACGTGCAGTCCCTGGTGAACGTCGAGCCCGGCAACGCTGCCCAGTATAAATATCCCTCAGTG GTATCTGCTCGACCCATGGCTTTCTTGGGaaacccgccccctcccctcactaCATTAAAGCCTTCAGCCAATCCTtacctttctctccttcccccaaCCGATCACGTGGATCCTCCACCAATGGAGGGATCCAATCagag CGAGGCTGCGGCGCCCTCACGCTCCGGACCTGTGGCGAgcggaggaggtggaggagcagaAGGGGGGATGGGCGTCGTTGTGGACAGAGTGAAGGGGGCGCCCCCGGGAGAAGGCGGGCTGCGGCTGACGGGGTACAGCCAGAGGACCGGTAAG GTGCTGCTGTTCGGAACCTCTGGAGTGCTCTGCTGCACCTCCACGGTGCTGTCCTCCATCAAACACGGGGACTTCATCTTCGGGGAGCAGCGG ATCAGCTTCTGCCCAGCCGAGCCCCAGGAGGACATGGTGCTGATCCTGCGCTTCTACCACTGGCCTGGAGGGGGCGGCGTAGAGCCCGGGAGCCTGGTGGAGCAGAAGAGTCGGGCTCCGTGGGAGCGGGACGGCGTGGTGGGGAACCTCGCCAAGCAGGAGGAGTGCGCGTCCGCCTGGGGGGTGATCAGGCTCACCCGTCCCGTGGCTCCAG AAAAAAGAGCTCCTGGCCGAGAGGTGACATGGAACACCGGCACCCACACGGTGCCCCTTTACCACGTGCCAGTGCCACCCGCCATCGCCCTCACTGCCCTG CCTGATGATAGCCTGGTAAAGCCTTTTGCGCCCTATGGCAATGCTGCGGCCCGTCTGCATATCTACAGTGGGGAGGCGCCTCTCTTCCCGTTCCCCCCagagtcccccctccccccccacgcctcTCCAGAGTGGCCTCAG GGGGCGTACATCTTTCGGGAAAGGGAGACCCCCCCGGTGCGCCCCTTCCTCTCAGGGGACGGGTTTGACCTCTACATCGACGGAGCGCGCTTCCTGCCGGACTGCGTGACCGTCAGCAGGGTCACCGGACGCATCTTCGACCGCCACTACAACCA AGTGGGGCCAGACATTTCCACAGGGATAGACCTGAACAGTAACATCTTCGAGCCGGTTTACAACGAGAGGGTGGAGATTCGCTGCCTGAACATGCCCCCATCAGCAACACTTTTactgaag CTATACACTGTGGACCGTTTCAGTCTGAGAATGGTTCTGGTTGGCTGGACGGCACTCGGGCTGTTTGTGGAGTCCGGCAGTGAGACTCAGCCCAGCGTGGACACTGGTGCACTgcag ATATCGCTGAACGAGGGAGCCCATCAGCTCAGGCTGTACCACACCGGCCCCGACCCTGACAAGCCCCTGTGCACCAAAGCACTGAGCTCAGCCAGCAG GCGGGTGCCCTGTGCGACTGTGCTGGTGCGAGTGGCCGGAGTGCCTGTGGACGAGGACGGGCGAGCCCTGAGCCGAAGCCAGGTGCCCGAGGCCGACTGGGGGAAGCTGGGGCTGCTCCTGCCCCGGCCGGGGTACTCCGAGGGGGGGTATTACTCCAGCTCAGCCAGGCCCACCCCCGGGGAGGCCTCTCTGCAGTCCGCCATGAGCCACCG GTCGGTGGTGCTCGTCCGAGAGATCGCCAGCCTAATCGCCGGAACAACCTGGGGGGCAGAGCCGGAGTCGGACGAAGAGATAAGCGATTGGATCAGGCAGAAGCTGAGCCGCATGATGGACAGCAGGCCCCAGCCAATCAACTTGAGCATGGTCTCCCGCTATGTCAGTTCTGCTGGGCTGAAA GTGTCTGTGGACCGAGCGCTTAACCTGCCTTGGGCGGCCTTCACCCTGGGTCTGTGCACCCTGAGTCCCCCTGCTGCCTTCTACCACGGCCCGTCCTGGGTGTCATACGACCGACCCACCATTCTGCAGCAGCTGGACTTCAACAGCAGTCAGAGCTCCCCCCACTGGTCAGATGGGTTCAAG TCTTTCCCCAGGCGGGTTCACCACCAGCACCTGACCGCCATCGTGCACCTGCATGAGGTTTCCGTGCGGGCCACACACGACCCCGCCGGTGCCCAGTCACCCAGGGGGCAGGAGACCCTGACTTACAGCCTGGGTAAAGAGTCCTGGGCAGCTCTGCCCATCTTCACCCGGGGGTACTGCCATACAGCTCACTACCAGCTGCCCCTATATCAGGGTTCCCCTTCACAG GCTGCACTTAGTGCCCTGGCCCATGGGGAATGCCAGCTGGTCTTGGAAGATCTGAGACTGAAGGGTCAG GTCCAGCTGCTGAAGGGAGCGTCCGTTTTCGTGAGAGTGGTAGACGGCCGTAGGTGTGAAGAGCTGGAGCAGAGTGAGGACAAG GACAGAGACGTCTCCCAGCTGCCCCCAGATCAGATGGACTCGTACAGCCCCCAGGGCAACCGCACCCCCCTCTCACAGCTCATACCCCCCTCCTGCACAAAGGACTCCTTCGCCAGCAAACTCACCGCCAAGTTCACACAG CTCGTTTACCAGACTCTGGGACCCTCCACTGAGCTCGGCCAGCAAAACCTCCTGCGACTGTGA